The Streptomyces sp. Je 1-332 genome has a window encoding:
- a CDS encoding ABC transporter permease, translated as MTSPPPLPVAGAPELRWRGSSPRAQLRILTGRSVRAHFANRKAVVLSMLQPVFMLVLLSQVFGAIVDRDQLPDGITYIDYLLPALLVTTGIGPAVASGIGLVRDMDNGAVSRLRTLPIHASLMLFARSFADLLRTAGQLAILLLVAVVFLGADPAGGVLGMLAALALTCVVVWAMTWVFLALGAWLRNSEAMQSAGYLVTFPLMFASSAFVPAERLPDWLQVLATVNPLSYAMDASRCLALNQPLGTEVWSALAASLLVAVVGSTLAVRAFRRPTA; from the coding sequence ATGACCAGCCCCCCGCCCCTGCCGGTCGCCGGAGCCCCCGAGCTCCGCTGGCGGGGCAGCAGCCCGCGGGCACAACTGCGGATCCTCACCGGGCGTTCGGTCAGGGCGCACTTCGCGAACCGCAAGGCCGTCGTGCTCAGCATGTTGCAACCGGTGTTCATGCTGGTCCTGCTCAGCCAGGTCTTCGGCGCGATCGTCGACCGGGACCAACTGCCGGACGGCATCACCTACATCGACTATCTGCTGCCCGCGCTCCTGGTGACCACCGGCATCGGTCCCGCCGTGGCCTCCGGCATCGGCCTGGTCCGCGACATGGACAACGGCGCCGTGTCCCGGCTGCGTACGCTGCCCATCCACGCCTCACTGATGCTGTTCGCCCGCAGCTTCGCCGATCTGCTGCGCACAGCGGGGCAGTTGGCGATCCTCCTGCTCGTCGCCGTCGTCTTCCTCGGCGCCGACCCGGCGGGCGGCGTCCTCGGGATGCTGGCCGCGCTCGCCCTGACCTGTGTCGTGGTGTGGGCGATGACCTGGGTCTTCCTCGCGCTCGGTGCGTGGCTGCGGAACTCGGAGGCGATGCAGAGCGCGGGCTATCTGGTGACCTTCCCGCTGATGTTCGCCTCCAGCGCGTTCGTCCCCGCGGAGCGGCTGCCCGACTGGCTGCAGGTACTGGCCACCGTGAACCCCTTGTCGTACGCGATGGACGCGTCCCGCTGCCTCGCGCTGAACCAGCCCCTCGGCACCGAGGTGTGGTCCGCGCTCGCCGCGAGCCTGCTGGTCGCCGTCGTCGGTTCGACCCTGGCCGTCCGGGCCTTCCGCAGGCCGACGGCCTGA
- a CDS encoding fatty acyl-AMP ligase — protein sequence MAETVTAPNVVAILRRHAEERAEQQAAVFVTDPDQEDGARWLTYAELDREARSIATRLREHVAPGDRVVLLYPAGLAFLTAFFGCLYAGAVAVPSSLPGRYRHERYRVKRIADDAGATAILTDTGTRPAVEEWITEEGLGRLPLLATDDGAGPGPDGWEAPHADHDTLAVLQYTSGSTGDPKGVMISHGNLLHNTDNIARRLGLDATTRGGGWIPHFHDMGLMGLMIPPLMLGSATVLMSPSTFLKRPHLWLRMIDRFDVFFSAAPDFAYEVCTRRVTDAHMEGLDLSRLRHAVDGSEPVRAAVLERFHARFAGAGLRAETLAPSYGMAEATLFVSGAVDTPPSARTVSAEQLELNEFRVAAPGEPGREVVNCGPPTGAQVRIVEPDTRRVLPDGGVGEIWLRGDVIGQGYWNRDATNEAEFRATTADGDTGYLRTGDLGALHEGDLYITGRIKDVLNLRGRNLYPQDIEHELRSQQPELGNLVGACFAVPGQGARGGDEVLVVTHEVRGIKDPERLRELASGMRLTVAREFGAPVGAVLLLRPGGVRRTTSGKIQRSAMRELFRSGALEPTYADYEQNLLSEPVAPAVAGASA from the coding sequence ATGGCGGAGACAGTCACCGCCCCCAATGTCGTCGCGATACTTCGGCGGCATGCCGAAGAGCGGGCGGAGCAGCAAGCGGCCGTGTTCGTGACCGACCCCGATCAGGAGGACGGAGCGCGGTGGCTGACGTACGCCGAGCTGGACCGCGAGGCACGCTCCATCGCGACGCGGCTGCGGGAACACGTCGCCCCCGGTGACCGGGTGGTGCTCCTGTACCCGGCCGGACTCGCCTTTCTGACCGCGTTCTTCGGCTGCCTGTACGCCGGCGCCGTCGCCGTTCCCTCCTCCCTGCCCGGCCGCTACCGCCACGAGCGGTACCGGGTGAAGCGCATCGCGGACGACGCGGGCGCCACGGCGATCCTCACCGACACCGGTACCCGTCCGGCCGTCGAGGAGTGGATCACCGAGGAGGGGCTCGGCCGGCTCCCCCTGCTGGCCACCGACGACGGCGCCGGGCCGGGCCCGGACGGCTGGGAAGCGCCGCACGCCGACCACGACACGCTCGCCGTCCTGCAGTACACATCGGGGTCCACCGGCGATCCCAAGGGTGTGATGATCAGCCACGGCAATCTGCTGCACAACACCGACAACATCGCGCGGCGGCTCGGGCTCGACGCCACCACCCGCGGCGGCGGCTGGATCCCGCACTTCCACGACATGGGCCTGATGGGCCTGATGATCCCGCCACTGATGCTCGGCTCCGCCACCGTCCTGATGAGCCCCAGCACCTTCCTCAAGCGCCCCCACCTGTGGCTGCGCATGATCGACCGCTTCGATGTCTTCTTCTCGGCCGCGCCCGACTTCGCGTACGAGGTCTGCACGCGGCGCGTCACCGACGCGCACATGGAAGGCCTCGACCTGTCCCGTCTGCGGCACGCCGTCGACGGCTCGGAGCCGGTGCGTGCCGCCGTCCTCGAGCGCTTCCACGCGCGCTTCGCCGGGGCCGGCCTGCGCGCCGAGACCCTCGCGCCCAGCTATGGCATGGCCGAGGCGACCCTCTTCGTCTCCGGTGCCGTCGACACCCCGCCGAGCGCCCGCACCGTCAGTGCCGAGCAGCTCGAACTCAACGAGTTCCGCGTCGCCGCCCCCGGCGAGCCCGGCCGCGAGGTGGTCAACTGCGGGCCGCCGACCGGCGCGCAGGTACGCATCGTCGAGCCGGACACCCGCCGCGTGCTGCCCGACGGGGGCGTCGGCGAGATCTGGCTGCGCGGTGACGTCATCGGCCAGGGCTACTGGAACCGCGACGCGACCAACGAGGCGGAGTTCCGTGCCACCACGGCCGACGGCGACACCGGCTACCTCCGCACCGGCGACCTCGGCGCCCTGCACGAGGGCGACCTCTACATCACCGGCCGCATCAAGGACGTACTGAACCTGCGCGGCCGCAATCTCTACCCCCAGGACATCGAGCACGAACTGCGCTCCCAGCAGCCGGAGTTGGGAAACCTCGTCGGTGCCTGTTTCGCCGTGCCCGGACAGGGCGCGCGGGGCGGCGACGAGGTGCTCGTCGTCACGCACGAGGTGCGCGGCATCAAGGACCCCGAGCGGCTGCGTGAACTCGCCTCCGGGATGCGGCTCACCGTGGCCCGCGAGTTCGGCGCCCCCGTCGGCGCGGTCCTGCTGCTGCGGCCCGGCGGTGTGCGCAGGACCACCAGCGGGAAGATCCAGCGCTCGGCGATGCGGGAGCTGTTCCGCTCCGGGGCACTGGAGCCCACCTACGCCGACTACGAGCAGAACCTCCTCAGCGAGCCCGTCGCGCCCGCGGTCGCCGGGGCCTCGGCATGA
- a CDS encoding kinase, with amino-acid sequence MRTIGTLAPGAGYRRVGATGVSAAFGTFGELLQGVLPEEDGDFLVTLPVARWAMARFELDPDSDTLEVWPPHKKKAKRLTAMIMEDVARPAGGVLRIDSMIPEGKGLASSSADLVATARAVGNALDEEMPPRRIESYLARIEPTDGVLYPSVVAFHHRSVRLRAQLGSLPSMAVVSIDEGGAVDTVDFNSIPKPFTTADRREYARLLDRVSGAVARRDLAEVGAVATASARMNQVLRHKRSLEPMIDICREVGGLGVVVGHSGTTLGVLLDTAAPDCHNQLAAAAQACQELAGNVTVYRTLSFD; translated from the coding sequence GTGAGGACGATCGGCACGCTCGCACCCGGCGCAGGTTACCGCCGCGTCGGGGCGACCGGGGTCAGTGCGGCCTTCGGGACCTTCGGGGAACTGCTCCAGGGCGTACTGCCCGAGGAGGACGGGGACTTCCTCGTCACCCTGCCCGTCGCCCGCTGGGCCATGGCCAGGTTCGAACTGGACCCGGACTCCGACACCCTGGAGGTCTGGCCGCCGCACAAGAAGAAGGCCAAGCGACTCACGGCCATGATCATGGAGGATGTGGCGCGGCCCGCCGGCGGAGTGCTGCGCATCGACAGCATGATCCCCGAGGGCAAGGGGCTCGCCAGCTCGTCCGCGGACCTGGTGGCCACCGCGCGGGCGGTGGGCAACGCCCTGGACGAGGAGATGCCGCCGCGCCGTATCGAGTCCTACCTCGCCAGGATCGAGCCCACCGACGGGGTGCTCTACCCGTCCGTCGTCGCCTTCCACCACCGCAGCGTGCGGCTGCGCGCCCAGCTCGGGTCGCTGCCCTCGATGGCCGTCGTGAGCATCGACGAGGGCGGAGCGGTGGACACCGTCGACTTCAACAGCATCCCCAAGCCGTTCACCACGGCCGACCGGCGGGAGTACGCACGCCTCCTCGACCGCGTCTCGGGCGCCGTGGCCCGCCGTGACCTGGCCGAGGTCGGCGCGGTCGCGACCGCGAGCGCGCGGATGAACCAAGTCCTGCGCCACAAACGGTCATTGGAGCCGATGATCGACATCTGCCGTGAGGTGGGGGGTCTCGGCGTGGTCGTCGGGCACAGCGGCACGACGCTCGGCGTCCTCCTGGACACCGCGGCGCCGGACTGCCACAACCAGCTGGCCGCGGCGGCGCAGGCGTGCCAGGAACTGGCGGGCAACGTCACGGTGTACCGCACGCTGAGCTTCGACTGA
- a CDS encoding acyl-CoA dehydrogenase: MTTAARPGSAHLAGADPAEELTALLDGLTGPGEPFSVEALAALDRAETFPDEACRVLDAFGLPRYYVPVEHGGALDDFSVVMQLLRGVSRVDLTVAAAHGKTYLGAVSTWIAGDSGQAARLGQRIIDGAVVSCALTERHHGSDLLAGEVVGTRTEGTAGSSGVSGGLRLSGEKWLINNVTRADLVTVLARTDEAGGPLGFSLFLVDKEQLAPDQYTDLPKVPTYGIRGAAIGGIAFHDAPLADGALVGRTGQGVEIILKSLHVTRTGCVAMSLGAGDHALGLAARFAARTRTQSGRSLAELPLVRAELGEATATLLLAEATSVVAVRSVHALTGEMSVVSAVAKASVPAYVDDLIARLFHLLGPHGLAGPGDPHGEFAKVERDHRIIGIFDGSSLVNRNALIDQFPRLARAYRKGRWDAAGLAAATTARTAPGPFRTDSLNLISSSGASVVASLPVAAAEVRHLADEGLASEGLADLAARLHATAGRLHEDMAGARFAPRAVPVRGFELAERFELCFGAAAALHLWLRGAEHAGAGADDTWLRGCLVKALTDLGEHVEETERRVHGELADALLARPAGPGAPYSLLDRLAAAPGGHRPGPAPDTQEASAS; the protein is encoded by the coding sequence ATGACCACGGCCGCTCGCCCCGGTTCGGCGCACCTGGCGGGGGCCGACCCGGCCGAGGAGCTCACGGCGCTGCTCGACGGGCTCACCGGGCCCGGGGAGCCGTTCTCCGTCGAGGCCCTCGCCGCGCTCGACCGTGCGGAGACCTTCCCCGACGAGGCGTGCCGGGTGCTCGACGCGTTCGGCCTGCCCCGCTATTACGTCCCGGTCGAACACGGCGGCGCCCTGGACGACTTCAGTGTCGTCATGCAGCTCCTGCGGGGAGTCTCACGCGTCGACCTGACCGTCGCGGCCGCCCACGGCAAGACCTACCTGGGCGCCGTGTCCACCTGGATCGCGGGCGACTCCGGTCAGGCCGCGCGCCTCGGGCAGCGGATCATCGACGGGGCGGTCGTGTCGTGCGCCCTGACCGAACGCCACCACGGCAGCGACCTGCTGGCCGGCGAGGTCGTCGGGACGCGGACCGAGGGAACCGCCGGGTCCTCGGGCGTCTCCGGGGGGCTGCGGCTCTCCGGTGAGAAGTGGCTGATCAACAACGTCACCAGGGCCGATCTGGTCACCGTGCTCGCCCGCACCGACGAGGCCGGCGGCCCGCTCGGCTTCAGCCTCTTCCTCGTCGACAAGGAGCAACTGGCGCCCGACCAGTACACCGACCTGCCGAAGGTGCCCACGTACGGCATCCGCGGCGCGGCCATCGGAGGCATCGCCTTCCATGACGCGCCGCTGGCCGACGGAGCGCTCGTCGGCAGGACGGGGCAGGGCGTCGAGATCATCCTCAAGTCGCTGCACGTGACCCGCACCGGATGCGTCGCCATGTCCCTCGGCGCGGGCGACCACGCCCTGGGTCTCGCCGCGCGGTTCGCGGCCCGCACCCGCACACAGAGCGGCCGGAGCCTGGCCGAACTACCCCTCGTACGCGCCGAACTGGGTGAGGCGACCGCGACCCTGCTGCTCGCCGAGGCGACGAGCGTGGTGGCGGTACGTTCCGTGCACGCCCTCACGGGGGAGATGAGCGTCGTCTCCGCCGTCGCCAAGGCCTCGGTGCCCGCGTACGTCGACGATCTCATCGCCCGGCTGTTCCACCTGCTCGGCCCGCACGGCCTCGCGGGGCCCGGTGACCCGCACGGGGAGTTCGCCAAGGTGGAGCGGGACCACCGCATCATCGGCATCTTCGACGGCAGCAGCCTCGTCAACCGCAACGCCCTGATCGACCAGTTCCCCCGCCTGGCCCGCGCCTACCGCAAGGGCCGCTGGGACGCGGCGGGCCTCGCCGCCGCGACCACCGCGCGGACCGCGCCGGGGCCGTTCAGGACCGACTCCCTCAATCTGATCTCCAGCAGTGGCGCCTCCGTCGTCGCGAGCCTGCCCGTGGCCGCCGCCGAGGTCCGGCACCTCGCGGACGAGGGCCTCGCCTCCGAGGGCCTCGCCGACCTCGCCGCGCGGCTGCACGCCACCGCCGGCCGGCTGCACGAGGACATGGCGGGGGCACGGTTCGCGCCGCGCGCCGTGCCTGTGCGCGGCTTCGAACTCGCCGAGCGGTTCGAGCTGTGCTTCGGGGCGGCCGCCGCGCTGCACCTGTGGCTGCGCGGCGCGGAGCACGCGGGTGCCGGCGCGGACGACACCTGGCTGCGCGGCTGCCTGGTCAAGGCGCTCACCGACCTCGGCGAGCACGTCGAGGAGACGGAACGCCGCGTCCACGGCGAGCTCGCCGACGCGCTGCTCGCCCGCCCCGCCGGGCCCGGCGCGCCGTACTCCCTGCTCGACCGGCTGGCCGCGGCCCCCGGCGGCCACCGACCGGGACCGGCTCCCGACACCCAGGAAGCGAGCGCCTCATGA
- a CDS encoding cobalamin-dependent protein (Presence of a B(12) (cobalamin)-binding domain implies dependence on cobalamin itself, in one of its several forms, or in some unusual lineages, dependence on a cobalamin-like analog.) — protein sequence MTGTSSDSHTWNLVFLQLLLEEMGHTVANLGPCPPDELVVRSAVDVQPGLIVVSSVNGHGFNDGLRLIRALRARPELALTTVVIGGKLSTDGLRNVGLVRQLTAAGYDRVFDDGSLDEFQVLAAARVPARAVS from the coding sequence GTGACGGGAACGTCCTCCGACTCGCACACCTGGAACCTCGTCTTCCTGCAATTGCTGCTCGAGGAAATGGGCCACACGGTCGCGAATCTCGGACCCTGCCCGCCCGACGAGCTCGTGGTGCGGAGCGCCGTCGACGTACAGCCGGGCCTGATCGTCGTCAGCAGCGTCAACGGCCACGGCTTCAACGACGGTCTGCGCCTGATCCGTGCTCTGCGCGCCCGTCCCGAGCTGGCCCTGACCACCGTCGTCATCGGCGGCAAACTGAGCACCGACGGGCTGCGCAACGTCGGCCTCGTGCGCCAGTTGACCGCGGCCGGCTACGACCGGGTGTTCGACGACGGCAGCCTCGACGAGTTCCAGGTACTGGCCGCCGCCCGGGTGCCCGCCCGAGCGGTGTCGTGA
- a CDS encoding methylaspartate mutase, with product MTTEPLRPVSFGDFVSRAHARGTLVVQPRMGFSDPRLMREGLAATRAADALTVGTLTLDSYTRVRDLAAARKAVDEGVPLNGYPLCTHPAATTHTLLDGVLDADFPVQVRHGSPRPEHIVARLLSLGLDATEGGPVSYCLPYGRTSLADAVAAWRSGCTMLAEATTTATPHLESFGGCMLGQLCPPSMLIAISALEGAFFAQHGLLSVSLSYAQQTSHEQDREAVAALRRLAGELLPGVDWHIVLYAYMGMYPHSRPGALSLLSAAARLAVESGAARLIVKTAAEAHHIPKIADNVEALETAAAAAARAAPLPDIGDSEVYEEARALVHTVLGLHEDIGEALLAAFRRGLLDIPFCLHPDNAGRTRSFIDGDGRLRWSDTGALPIGGARAPSRRSLTSGDLLAALSHVQRTYDSGGTP from the coding sequence GTGACGACGGAGCCCTTGCGCCCGGTGTCCTTCGGCGACTTCGTGTCGCGGGCCCACGCGCGCGGCACACTCGTGGTGCAGCCGCGGATGGGCTTCAGCGATCCGCGGCTGATGCGCGAGGGGCTGGCCGCGACGCGTGCCGCCGACGCCCTCACCGTGGGCACCCTGACCCTCGACAGCTACACCCGCGTGCGGGACCTGGCCGCGGCGCGCAAGGCCGTCGACGAGGGTGTCCCCCTCAACGGCTATCCGCTCTGCACGCACCCCGCCGCCACCACCCACACACTCCTCGACGGCGTCCTCGACGCCGATTTCCCCGTCCAGGTCCGGCACGGCTCCCCCCGCCCCGAGCACATCGTGGCCCGGCTGCTCTCGCTGGGACTCGACGCCACCGAGGGCGGCCCGGTGTCTTACTGCCTGCCCTACGGCCGAACCAGCCTCGCCGACGCCGTGGCCGCGTGGCGTTCGGGCTGCACGATGCTCGCCGAGGCCACCACCACCGCGACCCCCCACCTGGAGAGCTTCGGCGGCTGCATGCTCGGGCAGCTGTGCCCGCCCTCGATGCTCATCGCCATCAGCGCGCTCGAAGGCGCCTTCTTCGCCCAACACGGCCTGCTCAGCGTGTCCTTGAGCTACGCCCAACAGACGAGCCACGAGCAGGACCGCGAGGCGGTGGCCGCGCTGCGACGGCTGGCGGGCGAACTCCTGCCCGGCGTCGACTGGCACATCGTGCTCTACGCCTACATGGGCATGTACCCGCACTCGCGCCCCGGCGCACTGAGTCTGCTCTCGGCGGCGGCCCGCCTGGCCGTCGAGTCCGGCGCCGCCCGCCTGATCGTCAAGACCGCGGCCGAGGCCCACCACATCCCGAAGATCGCGGACAACGTGGAGGCCCTGGAGACGGCGGCGGCAGCCGCCGCGCGGGCCGCACCGCTGCCCGACATCGGCGACTCCGAGGTGTACGAGGAGGCCCGCGCCCTCGTCCACACCGTCCTCGGCCTGCACGAGGACATCGGTGAGGCGCTGCTCGCCGCCTTCCGCCGCGGACTGCTCGACATTCCCTTCTGTCTGCATCCCGACAACGCCGGGCGGACCAGGAGCTTCATCGACGGCGACGGCCGGCTGCGCTGGTCGGACACCGGGGCGCTGCCCATCGGCGGTGCGCGGGCACCGTCCCGCCGCTCGCTGACGTCCGGCGACCTGCTCGCCGCGCTCTCCCATGTGCAGCGGACCTACGACTCCGGAGGAACCCCATGA
- a CDS encoding TauD/TfdA family dioxygenase codes for MTSPVTTSLARLDAGPIPPADAAQWLAGHLDQIRAAVAGHGAVLVRGLGLDGRAAAGAALRQVIGEAVTEREGFAPRDRYGDGVHSSSHWPADQPMCMHNELSYAAQAPSLMAFACLTPPTRGGVTALAGTRAVLRGLPAELTEPFRRDGWLLTRHFNPLVGLAWQEAFGTDDPKAVDEYAARHAIDVRWDADGGLHTRQLRPAVVTHPGTGEDCWFNQIAFLNEWTMAPDVREFLTQEFGPEGLPFNTFHADGTPLDRETVDLINEVYEQHTVREPWQRGDLMVVDNIRMAHSREPYQGEREILVGLGEPFRP; via the coding sequence ATGACCTCGCCCGTGACCACCTCACTCGCCCGTCTCGACGCCGGGCCGATCCCACCCGCCGACGCCGCGCAGTGGCTGGCCGGCCATCTGGACCAGATCCGCGCAGCGGTCGCCGGGCACGGCGCCGTCCTCGTCCGCGGTCTGGGCCTCGACGGCCGCGCCGCCGCGGGTGCCGCGCTGCGCCAGGTCATCGGAGAGGCCGTCACCGAGCGCGAGGGCTTCGCCCCCCGCGACCGGTACGGCGACGGCGTGCACTCCTCGTCGCACTGGCCCGCCGACCAGCCCATGTGCATGCACAACGAGCTCAGTTACGCCGCGCAGGCCCCGAGCCTGATGGCCTTCGCCTGCCTCACCCCGCCGACGCGGGGCGGCGTGACGGCGCTCGCCGGCACCCGGGCGGTCCTGCGCGGGCTGCCGGCCGAGCTGACCGAGCCCTTCCGGCGCGATGGCTGGCTCCTCACCCGGCACTTCAATCCGCTGGTGGGCCTGGCCTGGCAGGAGGCGTTCGGCACCGACGACCCGAAGGCTGTGGACGAGTACGCCGCGCGCCACGCCATCGACGTGCGGTGGGACGCGGACGGCGGCCTGCACACCCGGCAGCTGCGGCCCGCCGTCGTCACCCACCCCGGCACCGGCGAGGACTGCTGGTTCAACCAGATCGCCTTCCTCAACGAGTGGACGATGGCCCCCGATGTCCGCGAGTTCCTCACGCAGGAATTCGGCCCGGAGGGGCTGCCGTTCAACACCTTCCACGCCGACGGCACCCCGCTGGACCGGGAGACCGTCGATCTCATCAACGAGGTGTACGAGCAGCACACCGTCCGCGAGCCGTGGCAGCGCGGCGACCTGATGGTGGTGGACAACATCCGCATGGCCCACAGCCGCGAGCCCTACCAGGGCGAGCGCGAGATCCTGGTGGGCCTCGGCGAACCCTTCCGCCCCTGA